CATCATAATCAATGATGGCTGTGAGTTACGCAAGATTCCTTGCTATCGAAGGGTCTAAAAGTTGTAGTATTACCTGTTGAAATAAGTAATAATTTCACTTTGAGAGTAGTCTGAAGGTTACTAACCTGTGCGTCTGTGCGTTGCTGTGACGGAGAAAACGGTATGGGATACGCCGGACGTATTTTTCTTTTAACTAACGCATAAATGGAAAGTGCCATATTGATAATGATTAATTTAAGCCCATAGATGTTTAGATCGTTTATGAGACTAATTTTCCTGATAAACGACAACGCTTTAAGTGTAGCAATAACCAACCCTTTCCGTACGA
The nucleotide sequence above comes from Gammaproteobacteria bacterium. Encoded proteins:
- a CDS encoding hypothetical protein (Evidence 5 : Unknown function); this encodes MVIATLKALSFIRKISLINDLNIYGLKLIIINMALSIYALVKRKIRPAYPIPFSPSQQRTDAQVSNLQTTLKVKLLLISTGNTTTFRPFDSKESCVTHSHH